One genomic segment of Hordeum vulgare subsp. vulgare chromosome 2H, MorexV3_pseudomolecules_assembly, whole genome shotgun sequence includes these proteins:
- the LOC123427105 gene encoding chitinase 5-like: MAKLPLLALGVAALVLSAAGMVAAQKCGCRANECCSRYGYCGTTDAYCGNGCKSGPCSGSGGGGGGGGGGSGVSVEGVVTKAFFNGIKSRAGNGCAGKSFYTRRSFLAGARANPNFGKGRTTDDAKREIAAFFAHVTHETGHMCYIEEIGGARQNYCDDRSHPEWPCTSGKGYYGRGPLQLTWNYNYGAAGKSVGFDGLNNPEKVAQDAEVAFKAALWFWMNNVKQVLPRGFGATTRAINSGECNGGNSAAMNARARYYRAYCKKFGVDPGHRLTC, translated from the exons ATGGCGAAGCTCCCGCTCTTGGCGCTCGGGGTAGCAGCACTAGTCCTGTCTGCCGCGGGAATGGTGGCCGCGCAGAAGTGCGGCTGCCGGGCGAACGAGTGCTGCAGCCGGTACGGTTATTGCGGCACTACCGACGCCTACTGTGGAAATGGATGTAAGTCTGGCCCGTGCtcggggagcggcggcggcggcggcggcggcggcggcgggagcggTGTCTCTGTGGAGGGCGTCGTCACCAAGGCGTTCTTCAACGGGATCAAGTCCCGGGCCGGCAACGGGTGCGCCGGCAAGAGCTTTTACACGCGCCGGTCGTTCCTGGCCGGCGCCCGGGCGAACCCCAACTTCGGGAAAGGCCGCACGACCGACGACGCCAAGAGGGAGATAGCCGCCTTCTTCGCTCACGTCACACACGAGACTGGAC ACATGTGCTACATCGAGGAGATCGGCGGGGCGAGGCAGAACTACTGCGACGACAGGAGTCACCCGGAGTGGCCGTGCACCTCGGGGAAGGGGTACTACGGGCGCGGACCGCTGCAGCTGACGTGGAACTACAACTACGGGGCGGCGGGGAAGAGCGTCGGGTTCGACGGGCTCAACAACCCGGAGAAGGTGGCGCAGGACGCAGAGGTGGCGTTCAAGGCGGCACTCTGGTTCTGGATGAACAACGTGAAGCAGGTCCTGCCGCGGGGGTTCGGCGCGACCACCAGGGCAATCAACAGCGGGGAGTGCAACGGCGGGAACTCGGCCGCCATGAACGCGCGGGCGAGGTACTACCGGGCCTACTGCAAGAAGTTCGGCGTCGACCCGGGGCACAGACTCACTTGCTAG